The proteins below are encoded in one region of Parambassis ranga unplaced genomic scaffold, fParRan2.1 scaffold_21_arrow_ctg1, whole genome shotgun sequence:
- the LOC114429855 gene encoding NACHT, LRR and PYD domains-containing protein 12-like, producing MSLQMLLENIVRFVKDELKKIQKLLSPDYPECSESQREDEEDEEQRSSRESLVQITVHFLRRMKQEELAERLQSRTRAAECGRKLKSNLRKKFQCVFEGIAKAGEPTLLNQIYTELYITEGGTAEVNEEHEVRQIEAASRKAHRPETSIRPEGIFKGSPGRQEPIRTVMTKGVAGIGKTVLTQKFTLDWAEDKANQDIQFTFPFTFRELNVLRERKFSLVELVHHFFTETKEAGICSFQRLQVVFIFDGLDECRLPLDFHNNETLTDVTESTSVDVLLTNLIRGKLLPSARLWITTRPAAANQIPPDCVDVVTEVRGFTDPQKEEYFRKRFREEEQASRIISHIKTSRSLHIMCHIPVFCWITATVLEDMLETREGAELPKTLTEMYIHFLVVQTKVKKIKYDGGAETDPQWSPESREMIQSLGKLAFDQLQKGNLIFYESDLTECGIDIRAASVYSGVFTQIFKEERGLYQDKVFCFIHLSVQEFLAALHVHLTFISSAVNLLEQQQTTSLWSKVFGHKAELKHLHQSAVDKSLQSPNGHLDLFLRFLLGLSLETNQTLLRGLLTQTGSSSQTNQETVEYIKEKISENVSAERSINLFHCLNELNDRSLVEEIQQTLRSGRLSTDKLSPAQWSALGFILLSSEEDLEVFDLKKYSASEEALLRLLPVVKASNKVLLSSCNLSERSCEALSSVLSSQSSSLRELDLDNNDLQDSGVKQLSRGLETPDCGLKTLSLSGCLITQEGCASLASALTSNPSYLRELDLSYNHPGDSGVELLSALLNSPDCSLKTLRVEHGGEQWLKPGLRKYFCQLEVDTNSVNTNLKLSDNNRKVTHVEEEEQPYPDHPDRFDWCPQLLCRNVLTGRCYWEVEWRGGVYISVSYRRIRRKGDSDDCMFGRNNQSWSLFCSDDGYSVYHNNRGTSISSSSVSDRAAVYVDCPAGTLSFYRVSSDTLIHLHTFSTTFTQPLHAGFLLGPGS from the exons ATGAGTCTGCAGATGTTGCTG gagaacattgtcaggtttgtgaaggatgagctgaagaagatccagaagctcctgagtccagattacccagaatgctcagagagtcagagggaggatgaggaggatgaagagcagaggagcagcagagagtcattagtgcagatcacagtgcacttcctgaggaggatgaagcaggaggagctggctgagcgtctgcagagca gaactcgtgctgcagagtgtggacgtaaactcaagtctaacctgaggaagaagttccagtgtgtgtttgagggcatcgctaaagcaggagagccgacccttctgaaccagatctacacagagctctacatcacagagggagggactgcagaggtcaatgaggaacatgaggtcagacagattgaagcagcatccaggaaagcacacagaccagaaacaagcatcagaccagaaggcatctttaaaggctcacctggaagacaggaaccaatcagaacagtgatgacaaagggagtggctggcatcgggaaaacagtcctaacacagaagttcactctggactgggctgaagacaaagccaaccaggacatccagttcacatttccattcactttcagagagctgaatgtgctgagagagagaaagttcagcttggtggaacttgttcatcacttcttcactgaaaccaaagaagcaggaatctgcagctttcagcgcctccaggtggtcttcatctttgatggtctggatgagtgtcgacttcctctggacttccacaacaatgagaccctgactgatgtcacagagtccacctcagtggatgtgctgctgacaaacctcatcagggggaagctgcttccctctgctcgcctctggatcaccacacgacctgcagcagccaatcagatccctcctgactgtgtggacgtggtgacagaggtcagagggttcactgacccacagaaggaggagtacttcaggaagaggttcagagaggaggagcaggccagcaggatcatctcccacatcaagacatcacgaagcctccacatcatgtgccacatcccagtcttctgctggatcactgctacagttctggaggacatgttggaaaccagagagggagcagagctgcccaagaccctgactgagatgtacatccacttcctggtggttcagaccaaagtgaagaagatcaagtatgatggaggagctgagacagatccacagtggagtccagagagcagggagatgatccagtctctgggaaaactggcttttgatcagctgcagaaaggaaacctgatcttctatgagtcagacctgacagagtgtggcatcgatatcagagcagcctcagtgtactcaggagtgttcacacagatctttaaagaggagagaggcctgtaccaggacaaggtgttctgcttcatccatctgagtgttcaggagtttctggctgctcttcatgtccatctgaccttcatcagctctgctgtcaacctgctggaacaacaacaaacaacatctctGTGGTCTAAAGTCTTTGGACACAAAGctgaactaaaacacctccaccagagtgctgtggacaagtccttacagagtccaaatggacacctggacttgttcctccgcttcctcctgggtctttcactggagaccaatcagactcttctacggggcctgctgacacagacaggaagtagctcacagaccaatcaggaaacagtcgagtacatcaaggagaagatcagtgagaatgtgtctgcagagagaagcatcaatctgttccactgtctgaatgaactgaatgatcgttctctagtggaggagatccaacagaccctgagatcaggacgtctctccacagataaactgtctcctgctcagtggtcagctctgggcttcatcttactgtcatcagaagaagatctggaggtgtttgacctgaagaaatactctgcttcagaggaggctcttctgaggctgctgccagtggtcaaagcctccaacaaagttct actgagcagctgtaacctctcagagagaagctgtgaagctctgtcctcagtcctcagctcccagtcctctagtctgagagagctggatctggataataatgacctgcaggattcaggagtaaagcagctgtctcgtggactggagactccagactgtggactgaagactctcag tctgtcaggttgtctgatcacacaggagggctgtgcttctctggcctcggctctgacctccaacccctcctatctgagagagctggacctgagctacaatcatccaggagactcaggagtggagctgctgtctgctttactcaacagtccagattgtagtctgaagactctcag ggtggagcatggtggagagcagtggttaaaacctgggctgaggaagt atttctgtcaacttgaagtcgacacaaactcagtgaacacaaacctcaaactgtctgacaacaacaggaaggtgacacatgtggaggaggaggagcagccatatcctgatcatccagacagatttgactggtgtcctcagctgctgtgtagaaatgttctgactggtcgctgttactgggaggtcgagtggagaggaggggtttatatatcagtgagttacagaagaatcagaaggaaaggagacagtgatgactgcatgtttggaagaaacaatcagtcctggagtctgttctgctctgatgatggttactctgtctatcacaataacagaggaacatccatctcctcctcctctgtctctgacagagcagcagtgtatgtggactgtcctgctggcactctgtccttctacagagtctcctctgacacactgatccacctccacaccttcagcaccacattcactcagcctctacatgctgggttcttgttgggtcctggttcc